Proteins encoded in a region of the Dorea longicatena genome:
- a CDS encoding TatD family hydrolase, with amino-acid sequence MIFDTHAHYDDEQFNEDRVELLNSMEEQGVGTIVNVSAAYNSCRKVIALAKEYPFVYAAVGIHPDEVGSLNEETFAQMKELFKEEKVVAVGEIGLDYYWDNEPREVQKKWFIRQLELAGELDLPVLIHSREAAADTMEIMKEHAKGLSGVIHCYSYSKEMAQEYIKMGFYIGVGGVVTFKNAKKLKEVVENIPLTSIVLETDCPYMAPEPNRGKRNNSAYIRYVAEKIAELKGITYEEVVEQTEKNAREMYRL; translated from the coding sequence ATGATATTTGATACACATGCACATTATGATGATGAGCAGTTTAATGAAGACAGAGTAGAATTACTGAATTCGATGGAAGAGCAGGGCGTTGGCACAATTGTAAATGTCAGTGCAGCATATAATTCCTGCAGGAAGGTTATTGCACTTGCAAAGGAATATCCATTTGTATATGCGGCAGTCGGGATTCATCCGGATGAGGTCGGAAGCCTGAATGAAGAGACCTTTGCACAGATGAAAGAGCTGTTTAAAGAGGAAAAAGTGGTTGCGGTAGGCGAGATCGGTCTGGATTATTACTGGGACAATGAGCCAAGAGAAGTGCAGAAAAAATGGTTCATACGGCAGCTGGAACTGGCAGGGGAGCTGGATCTTCCGGTTCTGATCCACAGCCGGGAGGCAGCGGCAGATACCATGGAGATTATGAAGGAGCATGCGAAAGGACTAAGCGGTGTGATCCATTGTTATTCGTATTCTAAAGAGATGGCACAGGAATATATCAAGATGGGATTCTATATCGGCGTTGGCGGAGTGGTAACGTTCAAGAATGCGAAGAAGCTGAAAGAAGTAGTGGAAAATATTCCACTGACGTCAATTGTACTCGAGACGGACTGCCCGTATATGGCACCGGAACCAAACCGTGGAAAACGCAATAATTCTGCTTATATCCGTTATGTGGCAGAGAAGATTGCGGAATTAAAAGGTATTACGTATGAAGAGGTAGTCGAACAGACGGAGAAAAATGCAAGAGAGATGTATCGGCTGTAG
- the rsmA gene encoding 16S rRNA (adenine(1518)-N(6)/adenine(1519)-N(6))-dimethyltransferase RsmA yields MKEPTLGNPQNTIEVLQKYNFSFQKKFGQNFLIDTHVLDKIIQSANITEDDMVLEIGPGIGTMTQYLAQAAGKVIAVEIDKNLIPILEDTLSGYDNVRVINEDVLKLDLKKLADEENNGKPVKVVANLPYYITTPIIMGLFENEVPVESITVMVQKEVADRMQTGPGNKDYGALSLAVQYYADPYIVANVPPNCFMPRPKVGSAVIRLTCHQEKPVQVQDEKLMFNIIRASFNQRRKTLANGLKNAATLDFTKEEVEAAIDALGKGASVRGETLTLEEFARLSDLLSPYKKG; encoded by the coding sequence ATGAAGGAACCAACGTTAGGAAATCCGCAGAATACCATCGAGGTTTTGCAGAAATATAATTTTTCATTTCAGAAAAAATTCGGTCAGAATTTCCTGATCGATACACATGTATTAGATAAGATCATACAGTCGGCGAATATCACGGAGGATGATATGGTACTGGAGATCGGACCGGGAATCGGTACGATGACGCAATATCTGGCACAGGCGGCAGGAAAGGTGATCGCAGTTGAGATCGATAAGAATCTGATCCCGATCCTGGAGGATACATTAAGCGGATATGACAATGTACGTGTCATCAATGAAGATGTATTGAAGCTGGATCTTAAGAAGCTTGCAGACGAAGAGAACAACGGAAAGCCGGTCAAAGTGGTGGCGAACCTGCCATATTATATTACGACGCCGATCATCATGGGACTTTTTGAAAATGAGGTTCCGGTAGAGAGTATCACTGTCATGGTGCAGAAAGAAGTTGCGGACCGTATGCAGACCGGACCGGGTAATAAGGACTATGGCGCACTGTCATTAGCAGTACAGTATTATGCCGACCCGTATATTGTGGCAAATGTTCCGCCGAATTGTTTCATGCCGAGACCGAAGGTAGGATCAGCGGTTATACGCTTGACCTGTCATCAGGAGAAACCGGTACAGGTGCAGGATGAGAAGCTGATGTTCAACATCATCCGTGCATCTTTCAACCAGAGAAGGAAGACACTGGCGAACGGTCTGAAGAATGCGGCGACATTAGATTTTACAAAAGAAGAAGTGGAAGCAGCGATTGATGCACTTGGAAAGGGTGCAAGTGTGAGAGGTGAGACACTGACACTGGAAGAATTCGCAAGATTGAGTGATTTATTATCTCCATATAAGAAAGGATGA
- a CDS encoding citrate/2-methylcitrate synthase yields the protein MMTMDRKEGQTLFEVTPEISHFAELCEKNNAIDKELYTKYEVKRGLRDLNGKGVLAGLTNISDVCAKKIVNGEEVPCAGNLYYRGYNIKDLVQGFLKDKHYGFEEIAYLLLFGELPDKTQLQTFHETLVERRTLPPTFVRDVIMKAPSRDMMNSLSRSILSLYTYDPHADDTSIPNVLRQCLNLISQFPMLMIYGYHAYNYRMGEDLFIYAPSPELSTAENILMMLRENKEYTKLEAKILDMALVLHMDHGGGNNSTFTTHVVTSSGTDTYSTIVAAMASLKGPKHGGANVKVTQMFDDMMEKVSDWEDDDEVRRYLTDLLDKKAFDRKGLIYGMGHAIYSVSDPRADIFKKFVKQLAREKGCEKEYALYEKVEHMAPEVIAEKRKIYKGVNANVDFYSGLVYSMLDLPPSLYTPIFAAARIVGWSAHRLEELKNVDKIIRPAYKPLAEYKEYVRMDDR from the coding sequence ATGATGACGATGGACAGAAAAGAAGGGCAGACACTATTTGAGGTAACACCGGAAATCAGCCATTTTGCAGAACTTTGCGAGAAGAACAATGCGATAGACAAAGAGCTGTATACGAAGTACGAAGTCAAACGGGGACTCCGTGACCTGAACGGAAAAGGTGTCCTTGCGGGACTTACGAATATTTCCGATGTATGTGCGAAGAAGATCGTGAACGGAGAGGAAGTGCCATGTGCAGGAAATCTTTACTATCGCGGCTACAATATCAAAGATCTGGTGCAGGGGTTTCTGAAAGATAAGCACTATGGATTTGAGGAAATCGCCTATCTGCTGTTATTCGGTGAACTTCCGGATAAGACGCAGCTGCAGACATTTCATGAGACACTGGTGGAAAGACGGACATTGCCGCCGACATTTGTCCGTGATGTGATCATGAAAGCGCCAAGCCGTGACATGATGAACAGCCTGTCGAGATCAATCTTAAGCCTGTACACGTATGATCCTCATGCAGACGATACGTCGATTCCAAATGTACTGCGTCAGTGTCTGAATCTGATCAGTCAGTTCCCGATGCTGATGATCTATGGCTATCATGCATATAATTACCGTATGGGAGAAGATCTCTTCATCTATGCACCGTCACCGGAATTATCAACAGCAGAGAATATACTGATGATGCTGCGTGAGAATAAGGAATATACGAAATTAGAGGCAAAGATCCTGGATATGGCACTTGTCCTTCATATGGATCACGGCGGCGGTAACAATTCTACATTTACAACGCATGTGGTAACATCATCCGGAACGGATACTTATTCGACGATCGTGGCTGCTATGGCATCCTTAAAAGGACCAAAGCACGGGGGAGCAAATGTCAAAGTAACCCAGATGTTTGACGATATGATGGAAAAAGTCAGTGACTGGGAAGATGATGATGAGGTACGCCGGTATCTGACCGATTTGTTGGATAAGAAGGCATTTGACCGGAAAGGACTGATCTACGGAATGGGGCATGCAATCTATTCCGTATCTGACCCGAGAGCCGATATTTTTAAGAAGTTCGTTAAGCAGCTTGCAAGAGAAAAGGGCTGTGAGAAGGAATATGCACTGTATGAAAAGGTAGAGCACATGGCACCGGAGGTCATCGCAGAAAAGCGTAAGATATACAAAGGTGTAAATGCGAATGTCGATTTCTACAGCGGACTTGTATATAGTATGCTGGATCTTCCACCGTCACTTTATACACCGATCTTTGCGGCAGCGCGTATCGTCGGATGGAGTGCACACCGTCTGGAAGAACTTAAGAATGTAGATAAGATCATTCGTCCGGCGTACAAACCGCTGGCCGAATATAAAGAGTATGTCAGAATGGATGATAGATGA
- a CDS encoding alpha/beta fold hydrolase produces the protein MMKHEFYYTSRDSVTKIHAIEWLPDREIKGVLQICHGMVEYIDRYDEFAEFMSEHGYYVVGHDHLGHGKSIQTEADLGYFDERKGNQYVIGDIYQLQEMTRKKYPDVPYFMLGHSMGSFLLRQYLTMYAEGLAGVVIMGTGHQGMLTLCAGRMICRIIAAFKGWKYKSTFVDSLSFGGFNKKFEPGETSKEWITSDKKKRDEYVRDPLCSYTFTLGAYYQMFTGMKVLVRKGSMKRIPKTLPVLFTAGSDDPVGAFGKNVIRVYEKYKDAGIKDVSIHLYKGDRHEILNEVDRQNVYQDILAWIEEKNRR, from the coding sequence ATGATGAAGCATGAATTTTATTATACATCCAGAGATTCCGTGACAAAGATCCATGCGATCGAATGGCTTCCGGATAGAGAGATAAAAGGTGTCTTACAGATATGTCATGGAATGGTGGAGTATATTGACCGTTATGATGAATTTGCCGAATTTATGTCGGAGCACGGATATTATGTAGTCGGACATGATCATCTGGGACATGGGAAATCCATACAGACAGAAGCTGATCTGGGATATTTTGATGAACGGAAAGGGAATCAGTATGTGATCGGAGATATTTATCAGCTGCAGGAGATGACACGGAAAAAATATCCGGATGTGCCGTATTTTATGCTGGGGCACAGTATGGGGTCATTCCTGTTGAGACAGTATCTGACGATGTATGCGGAAGGCCTTGCGGGAGTTGTCATTATGGGAACCGGTCATCAGGGAATGCTGACGCTTTGTGCGGGAAGGATGATCTGCAGGATCATCGCAGCGTTCAAAGGATGGAAATACAAAAGTACATTTGTGGATAGTCTGAGCTTTGGAGGTTTCAATAAGAAATTTGAACCTGGTGAGACATCGAAGGAATGGATCACATCCGATAAGAAAAAACGGGATGAATATGTGCGGGATCCGCTGTGTTCCTATACATTTACACTGGGAGCCTATTATCAGATGTTTACCGGTATGAAGGTTCTGGTACGGAAGGGAAGTATGAAACGGATTCCGAAGACGCTTCCGGTGCTCTTTACGGCAGGATCCGATGACCCGGTAGGGGCTTTCGGAAAGAATGTGATCAGAGTCTATGAGAAATATAAAGATGCCGGGATAAAAGATGTGTCGATCCATCTGTATAAGGGCGACCGTCATGAGATATTGAATGAAGTAGACCGTCAGAATGTGTATCAGGATATCCTGGCGTGGATCGAGGAAAAAAATCGCAGATAA
- a CDS encoding cupin domain-containing protein → MSMIKNISKAEVLVLKDQVAYQEGQVVSKTLAQNDALSVTLFSFDKGEEISTHESGGDAFVTCLDGVGEITINGEKYELHEGESIIMPAKHPHAVHGKEQFKMLLVVVF, encoded by the coding sequence ATGAGTATGATCAAAAATATCAGTAAAGCAGAAGTATTAGTATTAAAAGATCAGGTAGCTTACCAGGAAGGACAGGTAGTCAGCAAAACACTGGCGCAGAACGATGCATTAAGTGTTACATTATTCTCTTTTGACAAAGGAGAAGAGATCAGTACACATGAATCAGGCGGGGATGCATTTGTAACCTGTCTTGACGGAGTAGGTGAGATTACGATCAATGGCGAAAAATATGAGTTACATGAAGGGGAATCAATTATTATGCCGGCAAAGCATCCGCATGCAGTGCACGGAAAAGAGCAGTTTAAGATGTTGCTTGTCGTTGTATTTTAA
- a CDS encoding sporulation initiation factor Spo0A C-terminal domain-containing protein: MHEPEIEYLIRSLGIGATYRGYAYLIYGTRLCLSDENYLLFVSKYLYPDIARHYNTTSYSVERNIRTVIKVCWEHGNKSLLEKIALRPLHLKPTSSEFFDIITAHLRKTAISASDLVSV, from the coding sequence ATGCATGAACCAGAAATAGAATATCTTATCCGGTCTCTTGGCATTGGCGCTACTTATCGGGGATATGCATATTTAATTTATGGGACACGCCTTTGTCTGTCTGATGAAAATTACCTCCTTTTCGTCAGTAAGTATCTTTATCCAGACATTGCACGTCATTATAATACTACCAGCTATAGCGTTGAACGGAATATCCGCACCGTTATAAAGGTCTGTTGGGAGCATGGCAATAAATCCCTCCTCGAAAAGATTGCTTTGCGTCCACTGCATCTTAAGCCGACATCCAGTGAATTTTTTGATATAATAACTGCTCATTTACGAAAAACTGCCATTTCTGCCTCTGATCTTGTTTCTGTTTAG
- a CDS encoding response regulator transcription factor produces MMYNILVCDDDKEIVEAIEIYLSQEGYKVLKAYDGEEALKLLDKHKVDLLIIDVMMPRLDGIRATLKIREKQNMPIIILSAKSEDADKILGLNVGADDYMTKPFNPLELTARVKSQLRRYTQLGSTVEKENQAVYTVGGLMIDDDQKEITVDGEPVKLTPIEYNILLLLVKNQGKVFSIDQIYESIWNEDAIGVDNTVAVHIRHIREKIEINPKEPRYLKVVWGVGYKIEKL; encoded by the coding sequence ATTATGTACAACATACTGGTATGTGATGATGATAAAGAAATCGTAGAGGCGATAGAAATCTATTTGTCGCAGGAAGGATATAAAGTATTAAAAGCTTACGACGGTGAGGAAGCATTGAAGCTTTTGGATAAGCATAAAGTGGATCTTCTGATCATTGATGTGATGATGCCAAGATTGGATGGAATCCGCGCAACGTTAAAAATCCGGGAAAAACAGAATATGCCGATCATTATTCTGTCTGCAAAGTCAGAGGATGCCGATAAGATCCTCGGACTGAATGTAGGAGCCGATGATTATATGACCAAGCCATTTAATCCACTGGAACTGACTGCAAGGGTAAAATCACAGCTTCGCAGATATACACAGCTTGGAAGTACAGTGGAAAAAGAGAATCAGGCAGTTTATACCGTGGGAGGACTTATGATCGATGACGATCAGAAAGAAATTACGGTTGACGGAGAGCCGGTGAAACTGACACCGATCGAATACAACATTTTATTGTTACTGGTAAAAAATCAGGGGAAAGTATTTTCTATTGACCAGATATACGAAAGTATCTGGAATGAAGATGCTATCGGAGTAGATAATACGGTAGCTGTACATATCCGTCATATCAGAGAGAAGATCGAGATTAATCCAAAGGAACCAAGGTATCTGAAGGTGGTCTGGGGTGTCGGATATAAGATAGAAAAGCTTTAG
- a CDS encoding sensor histidine kinase, whose protein sequence is MKKWYRMPKAKLFLIVGAHVLAVIGVLCLLWVTRYPILTQELFTVDAAKSYEESNAFADSVANANYNILDEIRYQTLYDTDGKYDPDKIVDVAKYEDTGEITGKDETGLSFRLGDLYSWGKLISESMTDYDAARSKLDKQDGIIVCKRSDGTYHYFHYKDFKQMIDYGELSFVITGDSSADDILTELKQGEYQESNSGESRFRGLQDIDGKIAYINCWNYDGERVVGDYKTVNGETVLQLVNNSKEWNGKLNEAYRMINNSAETIYSDVDNYAVAQNQYQEGNTNITYLYVNLDNKTVITNKKKYQNFDNYKENLKKMKKSGKYVIVRPKLADYESNIEKAGKGDSMAQKWQETVAGYVDASDYIYASVVDTDYPVKDNFYEQDEIFTRYGAGAKVAGILGMAAVAAYLVILVFLTIGAGKVKEDEEVYLMKFDHIKTELAAASVLLLWAVVALVGVKAGAFTWQNASGETIYMENVESYLPGIVVGSVEALYTCAMFLFGYLSLVRRIKAGTVWKNSVLRWLLIFVKEMFQNIRHLWKSIMGFAIFFMIHWLTYVFGSAGSSIWISNRLWAVILLIIDVAAFIWMVQKAKGTGKIKTGIEKIAGGEVDYQIPVNGLLAEHKEIAEKVNSIGEGLEAALAKSMKSERLKTDLITNVSHDIKTPLTSIINYVELLKQEDLKDPKIQRYIEVLEQKSQRLKTLTEDVVEASKVSSGNITLEFMNLNLVEMIQQTSGEFEEKFKARDLEEVMNLPNEEVVIRADGRRLWRVLSNIYNNAAKYAMQGTRVYADLEKKDGMAYFSLKNVSEQPLNISADELTERFIRGDVSRSTEGSGLGLSIAQSLTEMQGGTFELYLDGDLFKVTIKFPIS, encoded by the coding sequence ATGAAGAAATGGTACCGAATGCCCAAAGCAAAATTGTTTTTGATAGTGGGGGCACACGTACTGGCCGTTATCGGAGTATTATGTTTACTGTGGGTAACACGTTATCCGATACTGACACAGGAACTGTTCACTGTGGATGCGGCGAAGAGTTATGAAGAAAGCAATGCATTTGCCGATTCCGTGGCGAATGCAAATTATAATATACTGGATGAGATCCGGTATCAGACCTTATATGATACAGATGGCAAATATGATCCGGATAAGATCGTAGATGTGGCAAAATACGAAGATACCGGTGAGATAACAGGAAAAGATGAAACAGGCCTGTCGTTCCGTCTGGGAGATCTGTATTCCTGGGGAAAATTAATCTCGGAATCGATGACGGATTATGATGCGGCCAGGAGCAAATTAGATAAACAGGACGGTATTATCGTATGTAAACGTTCAGACGGAACTTATCATTATTTCCATTACAAAGATTTTAAACAGATGATCGATTACGGAGAGCTGTCATTTGTAATTACCGGAGACAGTTCTGCGGATGATATTTTGACAGAACTAAAGCAGGGAGAGTATCAGGAGAGCAACAGTGGGGAATCCAGATTCCGGGGACTTCAGGATATCGATGGAAAGATTGCCTATATCAATTGCTGGAATTATGATGGTGAAAGAGTTGTCGGGGATTATAAGACGGTAAATGGAGAGACGGTACTTCAGCTTGTGAACAATTCAAAAGAATGGAATGGCAAGCTGAATGAAGCGTACAGAATGATAAATAATTCAGCCGAAACGATCTATTCTGACGTTGATAATTATGCGGTAGCTCAGAATCAGTATCAGGAAGGCAATACGAACATAACGTATCTGTATGTTAATCTGGACAACAAGACGGTCATTACGAATAAGAAAAAATATCAGAACTTTGACAATTACAAAGAGAACCTGAAAAAAATGAAAAAATCAGGAAAATATGTAATCGTAAGACCAAAGCTTGCAGATTATGAAAGCAATATTGAAAAAGCCGGTAAAGGGGATTCGATGGCACAGAAGTGGCAGGAGACAGTGGCCGGTTATGTCGATGCGTCAGATTATATATATGCCTCTGTTGTAGATACGGATTATCCTGTAAAAGATAATTTTTATGAACAGGATGAGATCTTTACAAGGTACGGGGCCGGAGCCAAAGTGGCCGGAATACTGGGAATGGCGGCTGTAGCGGCATATCTTGTCATTCTTGTATTTCTTACAATCGGAGCCGGAAAAGTTAAAGAAGACGAAGAAGTGTATCTTATGAAATTTGATCACATTAAGACAGAACTGGCAGCTGCAAGTGTGCTGTTACTCTGGGCGGTGGTTGCGCTGGTAGGAGTAAAGGCCGGGGCATTTACATGGCAGAATGCAAGTGGAGAGACGATCTATATGGAGAATGTGGAGTCGTATCTGCCGGGAATAGTGGTTGGAAGTGTGGAGGCATTGTATACCTGCGCAATGTTTCTTTTCGGATATTTGAGTCTGGTGAGAAGAATCAAGGCGGGAACAGTATGGAAGAACAGTGTGCTCAGATGGCTTTTGATCTTCGTAAAAGAAATGTTCCAGAATATCCGTCATCTGTGGAAATCTATTATGGGATTTGCAATCTTCTTCATGATCCACTGGCTTACGTACGTATTTGGATCAGCGGGAAGTAGTATCTGGATCAGCAACCGGTTATGGGCGGTCATTCTGTTGATCATAGATGTTGCAGCATTTATCTGGATGGTACAGAAAGCGAAAGGAACCGGAAAGATCAAGACCGGGATCGAGAAGATCGCCGGCGGGGAAGTGGATTATCAGATCCCGGTAAATGGATTGCTGGCAGAGCATAAAGAAATTGCAGAAAAGGTGAATTCCATCGGCGAAGGTCTGGAAGCGGCGCTCGCAAAGAGCATGAAAAGTGAACGCCTGAAGACAGATCTTATCACGAATGTATCGCATGATATTAAGACGCCGCTTACATCTATCATTAATTATGTGGAATTGTTAAAGCAGGAGGACCTTAAGGATCCGAAGATCCAACGCTACATTGAAGTGCTGGAACAGAAATCACAGCGGCTTAAGACACTGACGGAAGATGTGGTGGAAGCTTCAAAAGTAAGCTCCGGCAATATCACACTGGAGTTCATGAATCTGAATCTGGTAGAAATGATCCAGCAGACGAGCGGAGAGTTTGAAGAAAAATTCAAGGCGCGTGATCTGGAGGAAGTGATGAACCTTCCGAATGAGGAGGTTGTAATCCGCGCAGACGGAAGACGGTTGTGGAGAGTGCTGTCTAATATATACAACAATGCGGCAAAATACGCAATGCAAGGAACAAGAGTCTATGCTGATCTTGAAAAGAAAGATGGTATGGCATATTTCAGCCTTAAGAATGTATCCGAGCAGCCGCTAAATATCTCAGCTGACGAACTGACGGAACGTTTCATACGCGGAGATGTATCAAGAAGTACGGAAGGCAGCGGACTTGGACTGTCTATCGCACAGTCGCTGACAGAAATGCAGGGCGGGACATTTGAATTGTATCTGGATGGAGATTTGTTTAAAGTAACGATAAAATTCCCGATTTCATAG
- a CDS encoding class I SAM-dependent methyltransferase, translating into MNELSKLLQENLNIEFISATLSNPKNKDSVQKVKVRPILKKDVLYFQLESFRNNQAFHENVEEKKACEILLKYMENMRQMQMETQRAAYTILVSKKGKVTIKSKMKKGEKKQINMSHDRKKKYVLEEGVPVPFLQDLGVMTQDGKIVHAKFDKFRQINRFLEFIEDILPELDKGRELTILDFGCGKSYLTFAMYYYLHELKEYDIRIIGLDLKKDVIRHCNELSEKYGYEKLRFLEGDIADYTGVNKVDMVVTLHACDTATDYALAKAVGWDAKVILSVPCCQHELNRQIKNEILEPILKYGLLKERMAALITDGLRAQYLEREGYEAQILEFIDMEHTPKNILIRAVKKRHAKEDNNIEASIKRCEAALRVSPALGRLLDGFATEFANSEKDHPEKEDKEGV; encoded by the coding sequence ATGAATGAATTAAGCAAATTATTACAGGAAAATTTAAATATAGAATTTATATCAGCAACGCTGAGTAACCCGAAGAATAAAGACAGTGTACAAAAAGTGAAAGTAAGACCGATCCTGAAAAAAGATGTCCTTTATTTTCAGCTCGAGTCATTCCGGAATAATCAGGCGTTTCACGAGAATGTGGAGGAGAAAAAAGCTTGTGAAATACTTCTTAAGTATATGGAAAATATGCGCCAGATGCAGATGGAGACACAAAGAGCAGCTTATACAATTCTTGTAAGCAAAAAGGGAAAAGTAACAATAAAAAGCAAGATGAAAAAAGGCGAAAAGAAGCAGATCAATATGAGCCACGACCGCAAGAAGAAGTATGTACTGGAAGAGGGAGTCCCGGTACCATTTCTTCAGGATCTTGGTGTTATGACACAGGATGGAAAGATCGTGCATGCGAAATTCGACAAATTCCGGCAGATCAACCGGTTCCTGGAATTTATCGAGGATATATTGCCGGAGCTTGATAAGGGAAGAGAACTTACAATCCTGGATTTTGGCTGTGGTAAATCTTATCTCACATTTGCCATGTATTATTATCTGCATGAATTGAAAGAATATGACATAAGAATCATAGGACTGGATCTGAAGAAAGATGTGATCCGTCATTGTAATGAATTAAGTGAAAAATATGGCTATGAAAAGCTGAGATTTCTGGAGGGTGACATTGCGGATTATACCGGTGTCAATAAGGTAGATATGGTGGTAACCCTGCATGCCTGCGATACCGCAACCGATTATGCGTTGGCAAAAGCCGTGGGATGGGATGCGAAAGTGATCTTATCGGTACCATGCTGCCAGCATGAACTGAACCGTCAGATAAAAAATGAGATATTAGAACCAATATTAAAATACGGGCTTCTGAAAGAACGTATGGCAGCACTTATCACAGATGGCTTAAGAGCACAGTATCTGGAGCGTGAGGGGTATGAAGCGCAGATACTGGAATTTATAGATATGGAGCATACACCAAAGAATATCCTGATACGTGCAGTAAAGAAGCGGCATGCCAAAGAAGACAATAATATAGAGGCTTCCATCAAGAGATGTGAAGCAGCACTCCGGGTATCACCGGCACTGGGACGTCTGTTGGACGGGTTCGCCACGGAGTTCGCAAATTCAGAGAAAGATCATCCGGAGAAAGAGGATAAAGAGGGAGTATAA
- a CDS encoding QueT transporter family protein: MKNKNLSFMTQAAMIAAIYVVLTYIFAPFSFGEVQVRISEALTILPIFTPAAIPGLFAGCLIGNILGGAILPDIVFGSIATLIGAFFTWKLREQKPVVATFPPIISNIIIVPFVLRYGYGVTLPIPFMMLTVGIGEVISCTVLGLIVYGALKKYKSTLFRTA, from the coding sequence ATGAAAAACAAAAATCTTAGTTTCATGACCCAGGCAGCCATGATCGCTGCGATCTACGTGGTGTTGACTTACATTTTTGCACCATTTTCTTTCGGAGAAGTACAGGTTCGTATCTCCGAGGCACTCACTATTTTACCAATATTTACACCAGCTGCTATTCCGGGACTCTTTGCCGGATGTCTGATCGGTAATATTCTGGGCGGTGCGATCCTTCCGGATATTGTATTTGGCAGTATTGCAACATTGATCGGTGCATTTTTTACATGGAAACTGCGTGAGCAGAAACCAGTTGTCGCAACATTTCCACCAATCATTTCGAATATCATCATCGTTCCGTTCGTACTGCGTTACGGTTATGGTGTAACACTTCCTATTCCGTTTATGATGCTGACAGTCGGAATTGGTGAGGTGATTTCCTGCACCGTTCTTGGTCTGATCGTGTATGGGGCATTGAAGAAATATAAGAGTACGCTTTTCCGTACAGCCTAA